In Rahnella variigena, one DNA window encodes the following:
- a CDS encoding endonuclease/exonuclease/phosphatase family protein, with translation MRKKTYAMRYVAGQPAEQIFPGALAHLGPDLPPGAALPNSNILRVMVWNIFKQQRADWLSVLRDYGKDAQLVLLQEAQTTPELIRFATSNYLAADQVPAFMLPQHPSGVMTLSAAHPVYCCPLREREPLLRLSKSALVTVYPLLDGRLLMVVNIHAVNFSIGIDVYSKQLDPIGEQIANHKGPVIMAGDFNAWSKQRINALYGFAGNIHLEEVRFPSDYRKRAFGRPLDFIFYRDLSVTSASVMETRASDHNPLRVEFMASKPLAL, from the coding sequence GTGCGGAAAAAAACATATGCAATGAGGTATGTCGCAGGTCAGCCCGCTGAGCAAATCTTTCCGGGTGCCCTCGCACATTTAGGGCCGGATTTGCCGCCGGGTGCTGCGCTACCCAACTCGAATATTCTGCGCGTCATGGTGTGGAATATCTTTAAACAGCAGCGGGCTGACTGGTTGTCAGTTCTGCGCGATTACGGCAAAGATGCGCAACTGGTGTTACTTCAGGAGGCGCAGACGACGCCCGAACTGATCCGCTTTGCCACATCCAACTATCTGGCTGCCGATCAGGTGCCGGCGTTTATGCTGCCTCAGCACCCCTCTGGCGTGATGACACTCTCTGCGGCGCATCCGGTTTATTGTTGCCCGCTGCGTGAGCGTGAGCCGCTTCTGAGGCTGTCTAAATCGGCATTAGTGACTGTCTATCCGCTTCTGGATGGCCGTTTGCTGATGGTGGTGAATATTCATGCCGTCAATTTCAGCATCGGTATTGACGTCTACAGCAAACAGCTCGACCCGATTGGTGAGCAGATTGCTAACCATAAAGGGCCAGTGATTATGGCGGGGGATTTCAACGCCTGGAGCAAACAGCGTATTAACGCGCTGTATGGCTTTGCGGGGAATATCCATCTGGAGGAAGTGCGTTTTCCTTCTGACTACCGTAAGCGGGCGTTCGGCAGGCCGCTGGATTTCATCTTTTACCGTGACCTGAGCGTCACCAGTGCGTCGGTGATGGAAACGCGGGCTTCAGACCACAACCCGCTGCGGGTTGAGTTTATGGCAAGTAAACCGCTGGCGTTGTAG
- a CDS encoding MFS transporter produces the protein MPLALLALTISAFAIGTTEFVIVGLVPTIAQQLGVSVPSAGLLVSIYALGVAIGAPVLTALTGRVPRKTLLIGLMVLFTLGNLLAWQSPNYSTLVMARLLTGLAHGVFFSIGSTIATSLVSKEKAASAIALMFGGLTVALVTGVPLGTFIGQHFGWRETFLAVSLIGVVAIIASAILVPNNIKNKPAARISDQVKVLMNPRLLLIYAITALGYGGVFTTFTFLAPMMQEQAGFSASMVSWILLVYGVSVAIGNIWGGKLADRHGAVKALTIIFAALAALLLIFQFTSGFGIPALITLLVMGIFAFGNVPGLQVYVVQKAEEVTPNAVDVASGLNIAAFNVGIALGSVIGGQVVSTIGLAQTPWIGAVIVAGALLLIRLSGHLDRKPKAALA, from the coding sequence ATGCCGCTTGCACTATTAGCACTGACCATCAGTGCGTTCGCTATAGGAACAACAGAATTTGTTATCGTCGGCCTGGTGCCGACCATCGCACAGCAACTGGGCGTTTCAGTCCCGTCCGCCGGTTTGCTGGTGTCCATTTACGCACTCGGCGTGGCGATTGGCGCACCGGTTCTGACCGCACTGACGGGCCGTGTACCGCGAAAAACGTTGCTGATTGGCCTGATGGTGCTGTTCACGCTGGGTAACCTGCTGGCGTGGCAGTCACCGAATTACAGCACGCTGGTGATGGCGCGCCTGCTGACCGGCCTGGCGCATGGTGTGTTCTTCTCTATTGGCTCGACCATTGCCACCAGTCTGGTGTCGAAAGAAAAAGCGGCTTCTGCCATCGCGCTGATGTTTGGCGGTCTGACCGTGGCGCTGGTGACGGGTGTGCCGCTCGGGACATTTATCGGTCAGCATTTCGGCTGGCGTGAAACTTTCCTCGCGGTGTCGCTGATTGGTGTCGTTGCCATTATTGCCAGCGCGATCCTGGTGCCGAATAACATCAAAAACAAACCGGCAGCGCGCATTTCTGATCAGGTCAAAGTACTGATGAACCCGCGTCTGTTACTGATTTACGCCATCACCGCACTGGGTTACGGCGGCGTATTCACCACGTTCACGTTTCTTGCGCCGATGATGCAGGAACAGGCCGGTTTCTCCGCCAGTATGGTCAGCTGGATCCTGCTGGTGTATGGCGTGTCGGTTGCCATCGGCAATATCTGGGGCGGCAAACTGGCTGACCGCCACGGAGCCGTTAAAGCGCTGACGATTATTTTTGCCGCACTTGCCGCGCTGTTGCTGATTTTCCAGTTCACTTCAGGTTTCGGTATTCCGGCGTTAATCACGCTGCTGGTGATGGGAATTTTCGCCTTCGGCAACGTACCCGGATTGCAGGTTTACGTGGTGCAGAAAGCCGAAGAGGTGACGCCGAATGCGGTCGATGTGGCGTCTGGTCTGAACATCGCAGCATTTAACGTCGGTATCGCTTTAGGTTCGGTGATTGGCGGGCAGGTGGTTTCCACAATTGGTCTGGCGCAAACGCCGTGGATTGGCGCGGTGATCGTCGCGGGCGCGCTGTTACTTATCCGTCTGAGCGGGCATCTCGACCGCAAGCCGAAAGCGGCGCTGGCCTGA
- the dkgB gene encoding 2,5-didehydrogluconate reductase DkgB codes for MSIPVFGLGTFRLKDDVVKASVATAVELGYRAIDTAQIYDNEAAVGDALAESGVAREELYITTKIWIENLAADKVIDSLKESLRKLKTDYVDLTLIHWPSPDQAVSVAETMHALVEAKKMGLTREIGISNFTVALMQEAIDAVGADQIATNQIELSPFLQNQTVVDFARQNSIAVTSYMTLAYGDALKDATIIEIAGRHHATPAQVVLAWALQLGYAVIPSSTKRENLQSNLLAQNLTLTDNDMQQIAALERNGRLVSPEGLAPKWD; via the coding sequence ATGAGCATTCCTGTCTTCGGTTTGGGCACATTCCGCCTGAAAGATGACGTCGTCAAAGCGTCTGTTGCCACCGCCGTGGAACTGGGTTATCGCGCCATTGATACCGCACAGATTTATGACAACGAAGCCGCCGTCGGCGATGCGCTGGCTGAGAGCGGCGTCGCGCGCGAAGAACTCTACATCACCACCAAAATCTGGATTGAAAACCTGGCGGCTGACAAGGTCATCGACAGCCTGAAAGAGAGCCTGCGTAAACTGAAAACAGATTATGTCGATCTGACGCTGATCCACTGGCCGTCTCCGGACCAGGCCGTCAGCGTGGCAGAAACGATGCACGCACTGGTGGAAGCGAAGAAAATGGGCCTGACCCGCGAAATCGGTATTTCCAACTTTACTGTCGCGCTGATGCAGGAAGCGATCGACGCCGTGGGCGCGGATCAGATTGCGACTAACCAGATCGAACTGTCTCCGTTCCTGCAAAACCAGACCGTGGTCGATTTCGCTCGTCAGAACAGTATTGCCGTAACGTCTTATATGACGCTGGCCTACGGTGACGCGCTGAAAGACGCGACGATTATTGAGATTGCCGGCCGCCATCATGCGACGCCTGCGCAGGTCGTGCTGGCCTGGGCATTGCAGCTGGGTTACGCGGTTATTCCGTCATCGACCAAACGCGAAAACCTGCAAAGTAATCTGCTGGCGCAAAACCTGACGCTGACAGATAACGACATGCAGCAGATCGCTGCGCTGGAACGCAATGGCCGTCTGGTCAGCCCTGAAGGTCTGGCGCCAAAGTGGGATTGA
- the yafC gene encoding DNA-binding transcriptional regulator YafC produces MRASSEELITFVTVVESGSFSRAAEQLGQDNSVVSRTLKRLEQKLGITLLNRTTRQISLTHEGERYFVRVQKILHEMAAAEDDLLENRDDPQGVLRIDAATPVILHIISPLVAEFTERFPKMSLALFSSESNINLIDHKVDVAIRVGELEDSSLRARKLMLSYRSVLASPDYLKKWGTPQSADDLLKHRCLGFNEVVALNKWPLLCADGQQLTVTPFISSGSGETLRRLCLQGNGIACLSDFMTDEDVARGELVKLLVPDTLRIAMPFHAVYYSDQTVSTRIRCFIDFLSEKLGTRGS; encoded by the coding sequence ATGCGAGCCAGTTCTGAAGAGTTGATTACCTTTGTCACGGTGGTGGAAAGCGGCAGTTTCAGCCGCGCGGCAGAACAGCTGGGACAGGATAATTCCGTGGTCAGCCGGACGTTGAAACGTCTGGAGCAAAAACTGGGCATCACCCTGCTCAACCGCACCACGCGTCAGATCAGCCTGACGCACGAAGGCGAGCGCTATTTCGTCCGCGTACAGAAGATCCTGCATGAAATGGCAGCAGCCGAAGACGATTTGCTGGAGAACCGCGACGATCCACAGGGGGTTTTACGCATCGATGCAGCGACGCCGGTTATTTTGCATATCATTTCGCCGCTGGTGGCAGAATTCACCGAACGATTCCCGAAGATGTCGCTCGCGCTTTTTTCTTCCGAGAGCAATATCAATCTGATCGACCATAAAGTGGATGTGGCGATCCGCGTCGGTGAGCTGGAAGATTCCAGCCTGCGGGCGCGCAAGCTGATGCTCAGCTATCGCAGCGTGCTGGCGTCGCCGGATTACCTGAAAAAATGGGGAACGCCGCAAAGCGCTGATGATCTGCTGAAACACCGATGTCTGGGTTTTAACGAAGTGGTGGCGCTGAACAAATGGCCACTGCTGTGCGCGGACGGCCAGCAACTGACGGTCACACCGTTTATCAGCTCAGGAAGCGGTGAGACACTGCGCAGATTGTGTTTACAGGGCAACGGCATTGCCTGTCTGTCGGATTTTATGACCGATGAGGATGTTGCACGGGGAGAGCTGGTAAAACTGCTGGTACCGGACACCCTGCGTATCGCCATGCCTTTCCACGCGGTGTATTACAGCGATCAGACGGTCAGCACAAGGATCCGGTGTTTTATTGATTTTCTGAGTGAAAAGCTGGGAACACGCGGGAGCTGA